A window of Vicinamibacteria bacterium genomic DNA:
GGGAGGCGGCCCCGAGTCTCGGGGCGGACGGTCGCCGCCGCCGCGGCCGCCGAGCATCACCATCTGATCGACGCGGATCTCGGTCGTATAGCGCTTGTTGCCGTCCTTGTCCTCCCAGGAGCGCGTCTGCAGCCGGCCCTCCAGATAGACCTGCTGGCCCTTGGTGAGATATTCCTTGGCGATCTCCGCAAGCTTTCCCCAGGCGACGACCCGGTGCCATTCGGTTCGATCCTGGCGCTGACCCTGCTGGTCGTTCCAGGATTCCGTCGTGGCGACGTTCAAGTTGGCGACCGGGGTTCCGTCGCGGGTATAGCGAACCTCCGGATCCCTTCCCAGGTTCCCGACCAGAATAACTTTATTGACCCCTCGCATGAATCCTCCCGGGTACTGAGTATCAATCGATTTTCACGGCTTCAACACGACCTACTGAGGCCTGGGGATTGTCGTCCTCATGAGTGCCTCCAGCCTTCTTCGCGCTACCCGCTCCTGGGGCGAGCGCGGGAACTGACTGATGACGAGCTCGTAGTTGGTCAGCGCCTCCGACATCCGGTTCATCTGCTCCAGCGTCATGGCCTTCTTCAGATAAGCGTCCGGCAGTTTGTTCGAATCGGGGTATTTCCGGATGATGGTATCGAACGCCTCGATCGCTCGTTCGAACTGGTTCTGGTTGAGATAGCACTCCCCGGTCCAGTAATGGGCGTTGTCGGCCAGCTCGCCACTGCGGTCGAGCTCGAGAACTTCCTTGAACCCGGAGATCGCGAGCGGGTAGCGCCCCTGCGTATAGTCGATGCGAGCCTGGTTGTAGATGTCGGTGATGCTCGGTACCGCTGCGGCGACGGCCGGAGGCGGCGATTCTTCGGCCGCTTCCACCTCGCCGGCACCCGCTTCCCCGCTACCCACGTCGACCGGGGGAACAACCAAGGGTTGTTGGCTCGCCCGAATCGAGGCGATTTCCTGACCCAGGTTTCCGAGTCGCGAGTTGGTCTCGTCCACCCGCTCGGAAAGTACGGAGAGATCCCGCTGGATGCTCTCGAGTGTTAGCCGAGAGTCGGCGATCGTCTTTCGCTCGGCGCTTTCCCGCTCATCCGCCTGAGCCTGTAGCGTTTTCATGGCTGCTTCGAGAGCCGCTTGTGACGTCTGAAGCTCCGCGAGCAGCGCCCGGATCTGCCTCAATTCGGAGAGAATGATGTCTTCCTTCTTCTGGGCGGAAGCCACGGAGGCAGCGCCGGTGAGGGCGATGGCAATCAAACACGTCTTCGTCATTTTCCCGTAAGCTCGAAGTGAGCGCGGCGATTGCGTCCCCAGGCCGCCTCGTCGTGCCCGGGGTCGAGGGGAAACTCCTTCCCGTAACTGATCGTCTTCAGCCGCCCTGAGTTGATGCCGAGGCTGACGAGGTAACCGAATACGGCACTCGCCCGCCGCTCTCCCAGGGCCAGATTGTACTCGACCGTGCCCCGTTCGTCACAATGGCCTTCGATGAGCAGGGTGACGTTGGGATAACGCGTCGAGAGCCATTCGGCATGTCGATCGAGAGTCGCCCGCGCCGCGTCGCTGAGGACCGCGCTGTCGTACTCGAACCGGACATCCTCGAGCGGGGAATTCTCGTTGATCTGTTCCAGCGTTCGTCCGTGGATGTTGTCGGGATCGTCGAGGGAGAGGAGAGAATCGTCGGAGGCCCCTTCGTCGATTCGGTTGACGTCGCTCGGCGTTGTCACCGGCCGCGGAGCCGTGGTCGAGCGAGGTGGTCCCGACGTCGTTGCCGGAGGCCGGTCCGATTTGCCGCCGCACCCTGCCATCCAACCAAGCGCCAGGAGGGCCGCGAGCGACACGAGTGCTCTCATTTTCATTCGCATCGTTCCTCCGTTCGGGCGCGCTCGAGCCTCATGAGTCCTGCCCCGCGATGGGCCCCCAGTTCGGCGTGGTGTTGTTGCCGTCTCGGGTGAGCTGCCGCAAATTGCTTCCGTCGCGGTTCATGGTAAACACCTGGCTGCTGCCCGTTCTCGTGGTCGTGAATACCAGATGGAGCCCGTTGGGAGACCACTCCGGGCTCTCGTTGCTTCCCCGGCCGGTCGTGAGCTGCCGGATCTGATTCGTCTGAAAGTCGTAGACGACGATGTCGAACGGCCCGCGCTCGATCCGCGATGCGAAGGCGATCTCGCTGTACTCGCGCGAGGGGGACCAGCTCGGACCATCGTTGTAGCTGCCCTGGTAAGAGATTCGCCGCAAATTCAATCCCTCGGTGTCCATCGCATAGATTTGGGGTGCGCCGGTGCGATCCGAGGTGAAGGCGATCTCGGTTCCGGTCGGCGACCAGCACGGCGACGTATCGATCTGCGGGTGATGCGTGAGGCGCCGAACGTTGCCTCCATCGGCGTTCGCGATATAGATCTCGGAGTTTCCGTCGCGGGTCGAGGTGAAAGCGATCTGCTTGCCATCGGGAGACCAGGCGGGGGAGAACGTCATTCCTTCACCGGTCGCGATGGTGTCGCCCCGCCCCTCGTAGAGGAACGCGCGAAAGAGCGATGGGGTGCCCGTGCGGTAGGAGATGTAGGCGAGCGCCTGCCCGTCGGGTGACCACGTGGGTGTCAAGTTCAACGAACGGTTCGCGGTGATCGGCTTCTGGCCGAAGCCGTCGTAGTCCATGATGTAGATCTCTTTGCTGTTCTCACCGCGACGATCGCTCGCGAAAGCGAGCTTCGTTTGATTGATTCCGCGATAGTTCCCGGCTTGAAGCAGGATGTCGTCGGCGATGCGGTGCGCCATCCGGCGCGACGCGGTCAGCGGCCCTTCGTACCTCTTGCCG
This region includes:
- a CDS encoding single-stranded DNA-binding protein, translated to MRGVNKVILVGNLGRDPEVRYTRDGTPVANLNVATTESWNDQQGQRQDRTEWHRVVAWGKLAEIAKEYLTKGQQVYLEGRLQTRSWEDKDGNKRYTTEIRVDQMVMLGGRGGGDRPPRDSGPPPDVSEFKSEPFEATDSDVPF
- the ybgF gene encoding tol-pal system protein YbgF — protein: MTKTCLIAIALTGAASVASAQKKEDIILSELRQIRALLAELQTSQAALEAAMKTLQAQADERESAERKTIADSRLTLESIQRDLSVLSERVDETNSRLGNLGQEIASIRASQQPLVVPPVDVGSGEAGAGEVEAAEESPPPAVAAAVPSITDIYNQARIDYTQGRYPLAISGFKEVLELDRSGELADNAHYWTGECYLNQNQFERAIEAFDTIIRKYPDSNKLPDAYLKKAMTLEQMNRMSEALTNYELVISQFPRSPQERVARRRLEALMRTTIPRPQ
- a CDS encoding OmpA family protein; translation: MKMRALVSLAALLALGWMAGCGGKSDRPPATTSGPPRSTTAPRPVTTPSDVNRIDEGASDDSLLSLDDPDNIHGRTLEQINENSPLEDVRFEYDSAVLSDAARATLDRHAEWLSTRYPNVTLLIEGHCDERGTVEYNLALGERRASAVFGYLVSLGINSGRLKTISYGKEFPLDPGHDEAAWGRNRRAHFELTGK
- the tolB gene encoding Tol-Pal system beta propeller repeat protein TolB, producing MKHLFKAFTIVSAIAFAAAYLSGSVHSSAGFQEQTLAQPSSGDWFLNLERPGRSVAMAIPDFEILTSDATEPGKTITEVVWNDMDFASVYRLVPKRNYSIAQASSDPRKPDFYQWESIGADILVRGVVEAREGRLISEVRIYAILAQEMVFGKRYEGPLTASRRMAHRIADDILLQAGNYRGINQTKLAFASDRRGENSKEIYIMDYDGFGQKPITANRSLNLTPTWSPDGQALAYISYRTGTPSLFRAFLYEGRGDTIATGEGMTFSPAWSPDGKQIAFTSTRDGNSEIYIANADGGNVRRLTHHPQIDTSPCWSPTGTEIAFTSDRTGAPQIYAMDTEGLNLRRISYQGSYNDGPSWSPSREYSEIAFASRIERGPFDIVVYDFQTNQIRQLTTGRGSNESPEWSPNGLHLVFTTTRTGSSQVFTMNRDGSNLRQLTRDGNNTTPNWGPIAGQDS